One stretch of Rhinatrema bivittatum chromosome 8, aRhiBiv1.1, whole genome shotgun sequence DNA includes these proteins:
- the GFI1B gene encoding zinc finger protein Gfi-1b: MPRSFLVKSKKLHTYHQHRFVESNPLPQWDTTTLPAAAADDGSPSEMESLTVMYQRYCPVKKEDEESVPMYYQNRTASLPHLQETALSPLQIKAYSAPPLPAFYKPSFSWDSFHAPYGFRQLSSNVPTALLERSVNLYSNHLPPNSPKSENDHPIDYSMRYSPGMEVFHCVKCSKVFSTPHGLEVHVRRSHSGMRPFACDICEKTFGHAVSLEQHMNIHSQERNFECKMCGKTFKRSSTLSTHLLIHSDTRPYPCQYCGKRFHQKSDMKKHTYIHTGEKPHKCQVCGKAFSQSSNLITHSRKHTGFKPFTCELCGKGFQRKVDLRRHRESLHGLK; the protein is encoded by the exons ATGCCACGATCTTTCTTGGTGAAAAGCAAGAAACTCCACACCTATCATCAGCATCGCTTTGTGGAGTCTAACCCACTGCCTCAGTGGGATACCACGACATTACCAGCTGCAG CTGCAGATGACGGGTCACCATCGGAAATGGAGTCATTGACTGTAATGTACCAACGCTATTGTCCAGTtaagaaagaagatgaagagaGTGTTCCCATGTATTACCAAAACAGAACAGCATCCCTGCCCCACCTGCAAG AAACAGCCCTTTCACCTCTGCAGATCAAGGCTTACAGCGCACCCCCCTTGCCTGCCTTTTACAAGCCCAGTTTCTCCTGGGACTCTTTCCATGCTCCCTATGGCTTCCGGCAGCTGTCATCCAATGTACCCACGGCATTGCTGGAGCGGTCAGTCAACTTGTACAGCAACCACCTACCACCAAACTCCCCCAAGTCTGAGAATGATCATCCCATTGATTACAGTATGCGCTACTCACCAGGCATGGAGGTCTTCCATTGTGTCAAGTGCAGCAAG GTGTTTTCCACACCCCATGGACTGGAGGTTCATGTGCGGAGGTCCCACAGTGGGATGCGGCCCTTTGCTTGTGACATTTGTGAAAAAACCTTTGGCCATGCTGTGAGTCTGGAGCAACATATGAACATCCACTCTCAG GAAAGAAACTTTGAATGCAAGATGTGTGGAAAGACTTTCAAACGATCGTCCACCCTGTCCACTCATCTCTTGATCCACTCAGACACACGGCCATACCCCTGCCAGTACTGTGGCAAGCGCTTTCACCAGAAATCTGACATGAAGAAACACACCTACATCCACACAG GTGAGAAACCCCACAAATGCCAGGTGTGTGGGAAGGCCTTCAGCCAGAGCTCTAATCTGATCACCCACAGTCGCAAGCACACAGGGTTTAAACCCTTTACCTGTGAACTCTGTGGGAAAGGATTTCAGCGCAAAGTGGACCTGCGCAGACATCGGGAGAGTCTGCATGGGCTAAAGTGA